A window of the Arachis duranensis cultivar V14167 chromosome 5, aradu.V14167.gnm2.J7QH, whole genome shotgun sequence genome harbors these coding sequences:
- the LOC127747627 gene encoding uncharacterized protein LOC127747627: protein MPLYAKFLKELMTKKRSGKNNKTVILTEECSDIIQHKLPQKLKDPGSFQIPCIIGEITVKKALCDLGASINLISVAMMRKMKIEEAKPTKMALQLADRSFKFPYGIVEDLLEEAKTSIILGRPFLATAGAIIDVQKGNLTLRLHNEKMTFNVFKAMSYPPE from the exons atgccactctatgccaagttcctGAAGGAGCTGATGACTAAGAAGAGAAGCGGGAAGAACAATAAGACTGTGATACtaactgaagaatgtagtgatATCATCCAGCACAAACTACCCCAGAAGTTgaaggatcctgggagctttcaGATCCCTTGTATTATAGGGGAAATCACAGTAAAGAAGGCCCTTTGTGACTTAGGAGCCAGCATCAATTTGATTTCAGTAGCAatgatgaggaagatgaagatcgaggaggctaaaccaacaaaaatggcCTTACAACTGGCAGATCGATCGTTCAAATTCCCTTATGGCAtagtagaggatttgttg GAAGAAGCCAAAACCTCCATTATTCTGGGAAGACCGTTCTTGGCTACTGCTGGAGctatcattgatgtccaaaaaggtaATCTTACCTTGAGATTACACAATGAAAAGATGACATTCAATGTGTTcaaggccatgagttacccacCAGAATAA